From a single Synechococcus sp. WH 8016 genomic region:
- a CDS encoding sulfotransferase family 2 domain-containing protein produces MSAVSLLPGAVLSVPEQRWCLAPIPKTSSTLLKRLAVIASGREPFEGAAIGETRPALAIHRANRHGLPAFTDLSSEEQKKLLDDPHALRLAVTRHPGERLLSFWHDKLHLADPAYAPLNASVQASCSNNPAEPCRFHDFLAYLSEHWELLKNDGHLRPQAECLGDGSFFNQWLDRDQLIKQLPPLLEPLLPADRLLRIRKELQTYDQRYRQRLGKRWDDAFGKEGLALLERLYADDLKAYNYAIPRRRSDKVRPLAAADADALVDPLQQLRDRHLQISGLQQQLLDLQQQLALAQQQLQQPPLPELQPPSGQWPNHNSPEAGLAHLYEALSQNRPQEILDQTASLQGHPHAGEIAYLEGLAHGLLNQHELALRSYEAAQTRGFLTPYVLFNGGNACRALGNTEEGLRLYNEAIALFPGFGEARQNRALALIDSGDPEAAERELRLLLRDQPNFSQAAFSLGNLLRDHKRDPEAIEAFRLCLEHAPAYPDAWNNMGLAYANLKQMEPAMASYRQALSIASDFKPSRQNLAQALIQEKRHGDALEQFKLFGAINGLSAFEQVVGLQGAIACLTELDRYEEGLTAADQCHSDRRVQLMARLHALPVLYSTDEQVSTVRQRWEDDCAELYGLLEGITQEDPAWELLYAHAWSLTNFYLAYQMEDDRPLQELYAGILDRILRPRLGAFMQPLPQRNPADTSPLRVGVISPHLINHNGSIWALGWLEGIAGNPGYEIFAYNTADGEDSGSQRFAALGTYRHLPLRAENPEAMLQQILDDQLDLLIFTDIGMHPSSKVTSVLQLAPVQGQGWGHPISSGSRTIHYYLSGADMEPDGNEAHYSETLYRLPKTGLNYEIPAAIHDGQLLYDKYDLPRDRPILNSLQSTFKYLPRNDWTFAEIASRHPEAFIVLVGHMGSGGIAERLLERMKPHFEQRGLEIDNHLRILPRLDYGDFMGLFAISHHTIDTIDWNGGNSSLQSFSLDCPVVTLPTAFMRGRHTVAMLEVLELPELIANNADDYIAISSKLLDDPAFYQAMKQAIQERKQRLFLDKSVAEAFQTAVETICRRTPSVGQQPSEILPLAQQSSAAA; encoded by the coding sequence ATGAGCGCTGTTTCTTTGTTGCCTGGCGCAGTGCTCAGCGTTCCTGAACAGCGTTGGTGCTTAGCACCAATTCCCAAAACAAGCTCTACGTTGCTGAAGCGGCTGGCGGTGATTGCCTCTGGCCGCGAACCATTTGAAGGCGCCGCGATCGGTGAAACGCGCCCTGCCCTTGCCATCCACCGGGCCAATCGGCATGGCTTACCCGCCTTCACTGACCTTTCTAGTGAGGAGCAGAAAAAGCTTCTAGACGATCCCCACGCACTAAGGCTTGCCGTAACCCGCCATCCGGGAGAGCGCTTGCTTTCGTTTTGGCACGACAAGCTTCATCTGGCAGATCCCGCTTACGCGCCCCTGAATGCATCGGTGCAAGCCAGTTGCAGCAACAATCCAGCAGAGCCTTGCCGCTTTCATGATTTCCTCGCCTACCTCAGCGAGCATTGGGAGTTGCTAAAAAACGATGGCCACCTAAGGCCCCAAGCGGAGTGTCTTGGTGATGGAAGCTTTTTTAACCAATGGCTCGACCGTGATCAGCTGATTAAGCAGTTGCCGCCCCTCCTCGAACCACTTCTCCCAGCGGATCGCCTGCTGCGCATTCGCAAAGAACTGCAGACCTACGACCAGCGCTACCGCCAACGCTTAGGCAAACGCTGGGACGACGCCTTTGGCAAAGAGGGGTTAGCCCTGCTTGAACGCTTATACGCAGACGATCTCAAGGCTTACAACTACGCCATACCCCGCCGCCGCAGCGACAAGGTGCGCCCCCTGGCCGCAGCCGATGCAGATGCCCTTGTTGATCCACTCCAACAGCTGCGCGATCGCCACCTGCAGATTTCTGGACTGCAGCAACAACTGCTGGATCTCCAGCAACAGTTAGCTCTCGCTCAGCAGCAGCTACAGCAGCCTCCCTTGCCCGAACTCCAGCCTCCCAGCGGGCAGTGGCCCAACCACAACTCTCCGGAAGCGGGTCTGGCCCACCTCTATGAAGCGCTAAGCCAAAACCGGCCGCAAGAAATTCTTGATCAAACCGCATCCCTGCAAGGCCATCCCCATGCCGGTGAGATCGCTTACTTAGAAGGCCTTGCCCACGGCCTGCTGAATCAACACGAGTTGGCGTTGCGCTCCTATGAAGCAGCCCAAACAAGGGGGTTTCTCACCCCCTATGTGTTGTTCAACGGCGGCAATGCCTGCCGCGCTTTAGGCAATACGGAGGAGGGGCTCCGCCTCTACAACGAAGCGATTGCCCTCTTCCCTGGGTTTGGAGAAGCGAGGCAAAACCGAGCACTAGCCCTGATTGATTCAGGTGATCCTGAGGCCGCCGAGCGGGAACTGCGTTTGCTGCTGCGTGACCAACCCAACTTTTCCCAAGCCGCCTTTTCGCTTGGCAATTTGCTCAGGGATCACAAGCGCGACCCCGAGGCGATTGAAGCCTTTCGGCTTTGCCTGGAGCACGCCCCTGCCTACCCCGATGCCTGGAACAACATGGGCTTGGCCTACGCCAATCTCAAGCAAATGGAGCCGGCGATGGCCAGCTACCGCCAAGCCCTCTCCATTGCCTCCGATTTCAAGCCATCACGCCAAAACCTCGCCCAAGCGCTGATTCAAGAGAAACGCCATGGCGATGCTTTAGAGCAATTCAAGCTGTTTGGTGCGATCAACGGACTCTCCGCCTTTGAACAGGTCGTGGGGTTGCAGGGAGCAATCGCTTGCCTCACAGAACTTGATCGCTACGAGGAAGGGCTCACCGCCGCTGATCAATGCCATAGCGATCGGCGCGTGCAATTGATGGCACGCCTGCATGCGTTGCCAGTGCTTTACAGCACAGACGAGCAAGTAAGCACAGTCCGACAGCGCTGGGAGGATGATTGCGCAGAGCTCTACGGGCTCCTAGAGGGAATCACCCAGGAGGATCCCGCCTGGGAGCTGCTCTATGCCCATGCCTGGTCGCTCACCAACTTCTATCTCGCCTATCAGATGGAAGACGATCGGCCTTTGCAGGAGCTCTATGCCGGCATCCTTGACCGGATCCTGCGCCCCAGGCTGGGAGCGTTCATGCAACCCCTACCCCAACGCAACCCCGCCGATACATCTCCTCTGCGCGTAGGCGTGATTTCCCCCCATTTGATCAACCACAACGGCTCGATCTGGGCCCTCGGTTGGCTGGAAGGGATTGCCGGAAATCCTGGCTACGAGATCTTCGCCTACAACACCGCTGATGGAGAAGACAGCGGCAGCCAACGCTTCGCGGCTCTGGGCACCTACCGGCATCTGCCGCTGCGGGCCGAAAACCCCGAGGCGATGCTCCAGCAAATCCTGGACGACCAGCTCGATCTCTTGATCTTTACCGATATCGGCATGCACCCCTCGAGCAAGGTCACCTCGGTGTTGCAGCTCGCGCCCGTGCAAGGTCAGGGCTGGGGCCATCCGATTAGTAGCGGTTCGCGCACCATCCACTACTACTTATCGGGCGCCGACATGGAACCGGATGGCAATGAGGCTCACTACAGCGAAACCCTGTACAGACTTCCCAAAACAGGACTGAACTACGAAATCCCCGCCGCCATTCACGATGGCCAGCTCCTCTACGACAAATACGACCTGCCGCGCGATCGGCCCATCCTCAATTCGCTGCAAAGCACCTTCAAATACCTGCCGCGTAACGACTGGACCTTTGCGGAGATTGCCTCACGTCACCCCGAGGCCTTCATCGTGCTCGTAGGCCACATGGGCAGTGGTGGCATCGCCGAGCGTTTGCTCGAGCGGATGAAGCCCCATTTCGAGCAGCGCGGCTTAGAGATCGATAACCATCTGCGCATCCTGCCCAGACTCGATTACGGCGACTTCATGGGTTTGTTTGCGATCAGCCACCACACCATCGACACGATCGATTGGAACGGTGGCAACAGCTCCTTGCAATCGTTCTCGCTGGACTGCCCTGTGGTGACCTTGCCCACAGCCTTCATGCGCGGCCGCCACACCGTGGCCATGCTCGAGGTGCTC